CCATTTTCTTGGCTACACTGTTCTGGCCCGGATGTGGACATATGAGGGATAATTGACATATGTGAACGCATACAAAGATCAATCTGATCACGCGATCATAAGATCATAAGGTCGCGTAGTGCTTCTGGAAATCTCAGTGACCGCCCCCGAccagataatttttttgggaatttcgtgagcctttctttttttttctccaaaaaaaagttcactttTTCAGTGTTATTGAATAGATCCCATAAATATTGACTACTTTATGCTGACTACTGCTCATTCAggattctattcttttttctctgtgtaTGTCCtgaatatttcattcttttcacttaatttttttgtattactctttttctttagctCTAagcttaattaattttttttactgaagttgtttattatttatctattctgTTGTTTATTATCTGCACGAAAGATTGTGCCATGAAAGATATTTGTGTGTTTATGGTATTCTTTTGTAATTTCGACAGCGTTCACAGATTCGATATCCTGGATTACTGTACTGAGCGAATATACCAGGAAAATTCTTCCCCTAGTACATAAGTCAGGAATATAATTAAGTCagcaaaagtgaagaaaagaaaagaaaaaataaaggaataattttaaatttatttatttaagagCAGCGGCCCAATTCGAGAATATAATGgaacttatttcttttccatctttgataatttggtcttttttttctgtgaataggcgctaattttgaaatattttccccTTATCTATTACCATCCTCCTATGcagtctcctttttttttaggatagtCTCTTTCTTTTCGCTCTTTACAcataatttcttctcaattatAATCCATAAATTATCCTAAGCTGGCTGGAATTCAAATGCCCGGCAGCAGCGCGTGTCTCCTGGAGAAAAAACAAGCGATTGTGGATCCTTTGGACGTCCTACGACAAGTTCAAGAGAAAATCACTAAATGGACATTCAAAACGGTACTGACGATCCTGACGATCTTTGATCTAAGTGATCTTTGCTTTCCCCGAATCTCCCCCAAACAAACGTTCGGATCAAATCGTTATCCTCGATGAGGTCAGATGTGTTTAGTACACCTACGTGATCGATTATGCCGGTGTCATATGACTTCGGATTATGGTATCCGAAGGTATCGAACCATTATCACCAAACTACGAAAGTTCCCTGAACGAAGAGTGACCAAATCCTTTCGAACGTCTCCATCGTTCTCactaaaatttctggaaggtctcaaaaaaaaagtccgtcAAGGTCATctcgaatctttttttttcttcgatatgTCTTCAGAGAATAACAAGGAACTAAGTGAGATTTTTTCTCAGGTGACTTCTCTTCGATATCGTCCACAAGGACATTTTTATACACTTTGAGAAAGTACACCTGGAGAGAAAGTACActttaagaaatttttcttcaacaacagGGATGATGATCaacattcaaatttgaattcaaatattttaatgttttttctttttttcgaaaggttTAAACGAAGGAAAATGATAGAACACAAAACTTCTTCAGATGAAGAAAGTGAGGAGGAAgtcgagagagaaaaaaaagagaagaggaagataAAAGTATATGTGGGGAAAATATGCGAATAATGAACTCATTGTGAGATTCTGAACGCCGTTTTTGCAGTTCATCGAACGAAGATTGATCGGAAACTCGGATTCGGCCGATTTTACGGAGGCATGGAAGTTAAAATTTAGCCATGCGCCAACATGGTGTGATGCTGATATGTCATTACAACAAATTCGACGggtaaatttaattttatcgattgccctggatttttttcgctcttcaATCCGTACACATGATTTTTAGGGTGTTGCTCGGGGAAATCGTATTGCTCTGTATTCGAGAAGTTTCTTTCAACACTGCCTATTTCAAATAGGTTGTTTCGTTCAACGATGGGCATGGTCCACAGTTGTTATTTCGTTAgtatttcttgttgttttatttttattttcttggttatttagaaaaaatcgcTTCCCTTCATTTGAGCGTATGTGTAATCGTAATATTTTTGTGCGACCTAGTGTCTACAGTAACTCGCCaaccctctttttttccttttctcacaCTCGCCCTTCCCTTTGTCGACTTTCACTAAAAGACACGATTGGCGGTTGTTCGGATAGTAGGGTCAACGTGAaatgaagctcgatgcagctGCGGGTTCCattcgaagcggcacggtggagcgtagagtttcgatcgtggtgggaccattgctgacgtcacccatcgctgcagttcatggtggtcccatctcggttcCAACCGATGTCTCCATCGCCTCGTTCCGAGCGCAGCCGGttgcgtaactgcaccgtgcttcatgtcgttttaacccgacaaTATAAACATAAGTTTTTGCGCGTGAAATACAAAGCACTTTGGTTCTGTGCCGTGCAAAACTTCTTAAAATGTACAGCTATACTATGATATAAAACATGCTACTACGGAatacttttttgaatgattcgATCCTTGAGTTAAACCTTATGAATGGCATGTTTGAATGATCGAATAATCCTAAATACGATGTCGAATTTGCTGGTTACCCACTTCTAAAGCGGTTTTCTCAGTTTCTTTCTCTGTTTGGACACAACACTCATCATTTTATAACATTTTATAGTCCATTCAAAACGGCATTAACCTCGGtccatttgcgtaagcggctgggctcgaagcgacgcggtggattcgaggtgggaccatcgcgaactgcagggATGATTGCTGCTATAGCAAGGGCTCGCctcacgatcctaaccgcgtcgcttcgaacgcagccgcttacgcaaccgcatcgagcttcttgtcgttttgaccctactatactggCATGCGTATTGATTcgtaatattattattgtagaTTGCTTCTTTATACTGCTTGCTGTGCTGGTCTTAGAGACGTTATCATCGAAACCGATCTCGTCAAGTTATGGGTGTCGCGTGAGTggattacttttcttttttcttctttgaacaatatcttgtttattgtttcctgggaccttttttcttggaacacACTAAAAAGTGTTTATTTTGAGGTTATCTTgtctaaatttaaatttcctGAGCCAAAAACGTGATAACTTACTTCTTTTGATTGCAATCAGTGCGCAAATGTAGTTAGTTGGGTGGGGCCCACTCTCCCGCGCTAGGACCGGCCTGTGTTCGCGTAGATTTTGCGTTTGCGATTTTTTGCTGTATGGTCATTTTGCGCGTAGACTTCCACTGCGCGCAAAATGACCATACAGCAAAAAATCGTTCTTAAGTGACAAATGGCTTTCCcttttgaaaagaacttgagaaggcgatagttcGTCAATCGAAAAATCATCAATGGAAATCAATAGTTGAGTCAGTAGGGACGCTAAAACCTAAGTATCATCTTAGAGGATCCCGGacaggctaaagctactaggaaagaaggaagacaGAACTACTACTGCTTTAACCTCATCAAACCTTGCAAACAAGCTCTCCAGGAGTGGATAACTGAGTTACATCATGTCttacttccaaagaaaaaaaattgaatcggAAAATTGGTTCCATAGCAATCCATGATCACCATCCATGCATGAAACAACTTTCATTCACATAATTTTCGATATGTATTCGCAACCTGGTGGCGCTAAAGGGGGCGTTGGGTTAGCCTTCATGAATGCCGttaaaatttgtttgattCGTGACTTTACGGGATTTACACAGTTGGGGCAAAGTGGGCCCTTCCACAGTTATCCACGATCAGCGAGCCAATCGTCAAATTTCTTCTTGGACTTCTACGAAAGCTCTGGACACGCAGTAACTAGGGTCAAGTCGCCAAGAGTCAGGAAATTAGCAGGAAAAACCGGCATGCGATTAGAACGGTTTAACGatgagaatattttttcttttttttccattttctgtcCTGTATGATCGTTTTGCGCACCGTAGGAGTACAGCTCGTCTACGCGAGCACAGGTCGATCCTACCGCAGCAGAGTGCCCCTCTCCCTTCCCCCCTCAACTATCTTAGCACCGAAATCCGACGTAATATAGTCCCATTGTACCCTCATAATTTCTGTACTTTTAGAGGGAGGTCGATTAAATGAAGAGCTCAATTTTCTGTCAAGAGTACAATCTGAGGCAAACAGGGTGAGATAttcttggttctttttttcggaaagaaGTACAGAACAATGTTTTACAACATCTCTTTGTATTTTCGTTACTTCTCATGATTTTTCCGCGATCGATTCGAAAACGCGATGGTCATCAAGACATTCCATAGCTTTATTCTATTGCTCTCTGATGAGCTTTAATTGGTAACGATTTTATTTGTAGCACATTTAAGATATCAAAACGTGCTGCCGGAGAAGAACCAGTTGAAGCGGAAGTTCGGCGAGGACCAGAGTTACCGCGTGAAAATGGTCTGGGcggtggatttcaggtgatttATTGTCAGACTTCCATAATTGCAGTTCCATAATTCAGTGCCGCTTCTAATCGGTACGACAGCCTTTTATGTGTTGATTCTTCGTATCGATTACTTGGTTTCAGCTTGTCATTCAAACTCCGTTCCATCAAAACGAAAATGTGTTATCTCAAGAATCCCTCCTGCGGCATGTGAACCTTATGGAAGAGATCTCGAAGTATGAGGTGGAGTTGTACGGCGAGtaagtcttcttttttctttttttttgttttgaaagctGTCTcatcacttgtttttttttagtttacttttttttgacaaaacgacatgaagcacggatagttgcgtaggcggctgcgctccaagcggtgcggtgcgatggagacagcgcttggaatcgaggttggaccatggcgaactgcagagatgggtggcggtatgGGGATCCCAACTGCTACGCATCatcgctccgctttgagcgccgccgcttacgcagtcgtccttgcttcatgtcgttttgacccaactatacttgATGCTCTCGGCGTCGATAGAATGATACCATCTGGAAGAGTAATGTATAATGTATAATTTGATTTGCCAAATCCACCAATTGCTTGGTTCTTCCGGTTTCCACAAAACGATAGCTAGTTACTGTTTAACTCTATTCTACAAGGGCAACAGCGACAACAAAATTTGTACTGctatatttaaataaaaatgatgagaaaagTACTAAATTGATGCATCTGGAAGTATTCTGCCACCTGaaataattctgaattgacgTCGAAAGGTTGGCGCATTCTAAAGGGATTCCAAAAGCGACGTCTCGGTTTGAATTCCGCTTAAACTTTATACTAGtgttataaaaatataataataagaatataatAAGTAGGATCGGTTCGcgtttcattgaaattttaaaaaaattcttttgcacAGTGTTGgttgtgcaaaaataatgtgtTCTAAAATAATTACTGATCTTTCCACTGTTTTTCgaaagttctattttttttccaggagatGGACTCTAAGTGACATTTGCTTCAAGCCACCAGGTCCAAATTTCAACACGGGGCCATTGGCTAAGGTTAGAAAATTTCACTATTTGCTATTTGATGAAGTGGTCCATATGGACCAGATCGTCTCCTAACTACGTTTTAAGCTGGCTGTCAGTCGATTAGCCACATTTCTTCAGGAAGTTAACGTTGTATTTGTTGTATTACACATGACAAAGCCATTAAGATATTACTTTAATTGGGTATTGTGTAAATGTCGTTACTCATCTTAGCATGAATTTCTCTTACTTTTAGTTGATGAATTCATTGCTGGATAAAATCATTCCCTGTATCTGGATCACTCCTATTGATTGCTACTGGGAAGGATCGAAACCGTTGGGACCAAACCCGCCCATAAATCTAGGGTACGTTGACCAGGTTGTTTCTGTATTTCTGCCTTCactcaaagagaaaaacatcaaaGTAACTAGCATTGGCTCAATTCAGCTAGAAAACATTGCAAGAACATTCAATTATATGCACGTCTTTGCaaagaaacattttatttaGTTGAGACCTTGAAACGGTTCGGATTTGAGCACAAAACTATTTCTATCAGCTAAATTGCTTGAAGAAGAGGGTTGTTAGGGGTTTGGGGACTTGATTAGATATACTAACTAAAAATCAAGGCTTTTTGAAGAGTCAGCTATTGTTTGAAGGCATGGTATACAGTACTTTGCATGGTTTTTTGCGCTCACATAGGGATTTCTACATCTGGATCGCTAAGTaaacatgaaaatttgaatcttTACGGGCAAATTAGGTTTTTGCTATGGTTCTATTCTCAGTGACATTCCATGTTTTTATAATTAGTCCACTAAATAGTCAGGGATGTTTAAATACACATTGACTaacatgagaaagaaaaaaaaaactgtgtatCCTATGAAGCATCTATTTCAGAGATGAAGTCAGCGCATTTGTCAGCTCCCTCCCAAAAGGTAATGTAACGTGGAAGAACCTTAATCCAACAGCGGTTATGACTGAGGTTGGAGCGTTATTTGATCTCGGTCCAATAGGAAACTTTTTCGAAAGGGTAGGTTTCTATTAGTTTCAAAAAGTCCTGCTTCTATTTTACCGTCATCAATTTCCAGGCAGGAATAGGTGCTGCATATCTTGATCGTCCGTGTATTGATCCACTCGATGTTGAATGTCCGAAAACCTCTCCGAACTACTTCAACAGATGTGCAGCGTTGGAAAAGTTTAACGAATGGAACATTGCGAAACATGATGCCGAAAAGGTTAGAATGATTTTTCTAGCAAacaatacgttttttttttaaattaaattcttttcttattaGGTAAAGTACTGTTAGAACAATTGATTTTtgtatattctttttttgctttaaccTGATCTCGTCCTCTTGCTTTGATGGTGCAACCTAAAGTTCTTAACACGACTAAAAAAGCCCCCAACTATTGTACAATAGCGTTTTAGACGCTTTGATGTTTCGTTCCTACTAGCTCTATATTTGACTTTTACTAGATCTCTATCTGACTATTTACTTCGTTTAGATTCatcttcaaaagaaagaactacctgatgatgatgatttgGATGGTCCATCAAAACTTACCGAATCATTATTGAGTGATTTATTCGGTAGGCTTCTTTCAAACCCTATTGATGTCCAAAAATCTTAATGATTCTTTGAGGTCGTAAGAAACGTGAAGccacaaataataaaaaagatgacgATTATTATGCATACGAAGAGTCTGACTATGATGTTACAGGCGTAGGAAACGCGACTAGTTAGTTTTATTGGATTCGTTTGGATTTATTTCGTTAATTAGAGCAATATGTATCTTGTATTCAGAATCAAAGAATAAGAAGGATCCCAAAGAAATCATGTGTTTGGAGTACGGTGAATCCCTGCTTCATTGGATGCGAGCTAATCCTGATCGTTGGGGAGAATTCCTAACAGAGAAAGAGTTCCCGAAGACACCAGACTTCAAAAAGGTTCCatatcttcaatttttaaatgtttcctAGAATTACATGTTTTTGCATGTTATGAATGATGCAAATCTTCATTTTGTTGTGGTTTCTGAGATCATCAATTGTTGCAATACCGTTTAATCCATGACCCATCCATAACATTTTGCCGATACCCCAATTTTCAGGTGATGACAGGTGGCTGCAAAGGTTTTGGAAAGACGATCATGGAATGGCCTGAAGACCTCATTATTGGAGGTGCGTGCCATAActccacaaatttttttcgtggTGTTCTTTATTCCAGTGCctctagaaaatttctttgaattcaaCGGTTTAGGAGTTAAAAGAGAAGGAGGAATGCTAAAGTCCGCTGAAGCGTTACAAAGTGTTTTCCTCGTGGCTAGCCCCTTTGACGTATTCTTACGTTTTAAGGTTAGTTTCTTTGTTGTGTAACACCTTACAAATTTTTTACTGAATGCATCAtacctttttttggaaaatcataattttaattgtgacggttttttttgtggatcatTCCATTCTCATAACTTCAGCTTATGCTCTTAGCAAActtaagttttatttttcttaaagcgGATAGCTGGAGTTTTCTGTTATCCTAACCACCAACGGTGGAACACGTAGACGTATAAATTGGTAACTGCAcgattttattgtttctataTGTTTATGCTTTGGATATAGTGTGGAGTAGGTCTCTTACGACTTTTAGGAGAAGAAAGACTCTCATCCAAATCTTGATACCGCCATGTGGAATCCTGGATGGGCCGAAGACGTTGTATTTGCATGGCAGAGGAACTTCACCAGAAAGCTTTATGGACATGAGGCTAACAAAAATGTAGGTTTTTCTAAGTATTGttccaaaaaatggaaaaattttaacCCCTATTTCTAACAActgtgctctttttttaaaaaataaaatctcttGTGTAATATTCCAGCCTGAAGAAAACCGTGTTTTCCATCCATTGGCATCTACCTCTATCGCTGATATGCTTGAGGAGTTCTCACAATTCAATTACACGATCATTATCATGGGTTACGTGCTTATGGTAAGTTATTTTCCTCACATTGCTCTTTAAAAGAGTGATTAAGAATctgatgaaagaaaatcttgagaattttgctcttctttttcttttttcctcttttctctttttcttctttgcatcCGTCTATTTTGATTAGTTTCTTGCTCCTCTTACCTACTTTGTCattaatccttttttcttttgaggtgATCTACGCTGCGTTCACTCAAGCTCGCATTGACGGTCGATGGCTTGCAATCAAGTCAAATGTTGCACTCTCATTTGTGGGCGTGGTTTTGGTGACGTATTCTTCAATTTGTGGACTCGGAGTAACAACTGCCCTGGGGATTCATTTCAATGTTGCAACGACACAAGTAATATACATATACTGTAggttttccatttgttttaatATGGTTTGAATATTTTAGATCGTTCCTTTCTTGTCGCTTGGTCTTGGAATCGACGATATGTTCCTTTTGCTGCATAACTACGATGAGATTATACATACTGCGAGAAGAGATGAAATGGGAATTTTGCTGAAGGAAACTGGTAGGCCATTCTGTTGTCCTCCTCGTTGTCATTCAGAATTGCAATCggcatgaaaaaataaatgtttaatttgaaaatgaaatttgaaatgctCAAATCTTCAGGAATGTCCGTCATGGTCACTTCCATAAATAACATTCTTGCATTCTGTGCCGGTTACATATTGCCTATTCCTGCATTGAGGTCGTTCTGCTCACAGGTgcgtatttgttttcttttttttttcatcactgaAACTTTCTTGATCAAAATTGTATACGGTATCCTACGAAGATACGTATCCAAGTGAAGGTATACAGCATGTGtacttaaaaattgaaaattcactGCCTCCAAAATTGAATTGGTTTGAGGTGAGCGCTTGATTGCGAACTGTGAGGATAGGAATACTTGTTGCTTGATCTCATTACGTTATATACCAGCCAGTCTGGTGTCTGCTTGCTGCCTTTTGAGGGTTAAACCTCATTTAATTGAGTGCAGCCCTCATTTTCATAGTTATATAATTCTTTAAATACTTTTCGTAGTTCTTTGTGGttcatttttatgattttcaaggagaattttcaagaagtCGTAAAGCTATAGATCATCTACGTGAAGGGAGATAGTGTAGTTACTGTCTGACTAAGAAATCTCTTCTTTGGCgatgtgattttctttctcttcacaCCTAATGTATTTCATGACTTCCACTCATGAAAGActatctttttattattttatatatccAGTATGTTTCTTACTGATGTAACTGTTTAGACCGCCGTTCTGCTCGCGTTCAACCTCATTTCCTTGATGTTTATCTTCCCTGCTTTTATCGGTCTGGACCTTCGCCGACTTCGTGCCGGAAGAAGAGATCTGGTTTACTGCGGCCCAGGAGTCAGCGAAtctgagaaagaagagaagaactcGGAAGGAATTCCTAGCAACGTAAGAAATCATATATGCACCTTCCTGAAACTTCGGTTATCATGGAAACTGTTACGTTATAGTTTGAACCGGAGTTCAGTGTCATTCCTCGCCTTTTTATATAGGTATCTTCTAAGGCGGATCTCACGAATCCAGCATACGTGGAGGCATTCACACGTGATCAACCATGGTACACTGTTGGTGGTTTCCTCACGAATTACTATATTCCAGCGCTTAAGAACCCATTTGTGAAGGTAATCGTACACAATTTCACTTTATATTATCGCTTTATACTTTGAAAATGTGCTTTGAAAGGCTAATGcatgtttcagtccttggttCTGCTAACGACTCTTTCTGGAATAGGATTCGGTTTGTACGGGATGTACAGCTCTACGCTAGGACTTGAATTAGCTGAcgttcttccagaaaacacAGCACCAGCCGCTTTTATGAGGTTAGTTTTGGTGTAGTTATTTATTGGTTATCATTTCAAGGTTCTTTTGAAAGATTAGAACTAAATATTGCAACTACCAGAGCTCGTGAGAAGTATTTCTCCTTCTATCCCATGTTCGCTGTGCTAAGAGGTAAAACAATAGATATTCCAAATCAACAACCACTTATTGAAGAGTACAGGGAAACCCTAGGTGAGTTATTGATGCTTTGCTTTTACCCTTAATCTTACTAATCTTCCACTTTAgtatagatttttttgatatttttgttactctacattattatattttagccttgatttgttcctttttccaggaaatacTAAATATATTGTAAAAGCTAATGGAAATCTCCAACCGTACTGGATGTCAATGGTTCGAACGTGGTTAGAATCTCTCGACACAGCCCTGGAGAAAGAGTTGAGAGCAGGGAATTTAGATGCAATCACCGGAAAACCGGTGAAAGGAAAGGTAGTTGTAGGATTCGTAGTTATCGTAATAATTTCCCCACGTGAGAGTGTTATTTACAGGAGAAGCCGGCTCCCGAAGCATTAATTGCGCGCAGGCTGGTTTGTTCTTACGGTCACAACTATAATTGTACAGGAAgggtgggttttttttcttctatctttacacttttgaagaaagataTACACGAGACGTTACAATTTCCCACACACTCTTACGAAAGGCAAAATGTTTCAGGTTGGTCATATTAAGATGGTAGAGAACGGAATTATACGCCCGGAAAGTTTCTATAATTATCTAACCGGATGGTACAACGTGGATAACATGATGTACTACGTATCTCAGGCCTCATTCCAGCCAGCACCACCCGTTTGGCACATGGGACCGGTGAGAACGTTCTCTTTAATTAtccaatatctttttttttaaataagaatttttattcagGCTGAAACAGTGGTACCACCAGCCCGTAAACTACTCTACAGTCAAATTCCTTTCTATCAGACGAATCTCACTGATACACCAGCTATTGTGGATATGATTGAGGTGGATTTTATGACACACACTACATATTTCAGTTCCATCAacgattcatttttttttcttaaattctgAACGTCAAAGaatgcatttttttgcatgtacACTTTCTAATTCGTAGTTGTTTTAAGGAAGTTCGAGCTGTATGTGAACAGTACACTACTAAAGGTCTTTCCAATTTCCCATCCGGCATTGCGTTCACATTCTGGGAGCAGTACCTCTTTTTAAGGTtagttcaaagaaatttttctcaaatagctcatattgaaaaatataattcAAAGGTGGAATCTCTTCTGTGCTATCTGTATCATTGCATTTGCTGTGTTCGCTGTCATTTCAATTATGATGTTCAATCCATGGGCGGCCGCCATGGTGAGTTCAGTCCATGTTCAGAAACATCCTAACGTTTACTACTAATTTACTACCTATATCGATATATTTGTGCCTTATTGCCTGACTGAACTTCCAAAAGTTTCATGTTTAGGTTATGGTTATTGTCGTGATTGTTACCATAGAGTTAGGCGGTTTCATGGGTATACTTGGAGTAAAGATGAACCCGATCTCTGCTGTCACTCTCATTTGTGCTGTCGGAATAGGTAatcttcagattttttcattcttgcaCAAGCCTTCAGTGGTGGACAAGGTTCATACTTGTGCATTAATTAGTTGGTTAACACTATTGTTTATAGTTGAGTGtgtaattattattagttattgtATGtgtagttattttctttttcgagatAAAGTAAAAGTTAGTTTAAAAATTGGTTTAAAAGCTCTGACGATTCGTGACCGCCGTCTCTACCAAGCGTGGTATGATTGTAGAAAACTCGCTACTCGAGTACGGACATGTTTATGTAGATCCTAGCAGGACAGATGTGATTTGTTACAGGTGTAGGAAGTAACGCACATAGCTTAAACTATAGTAGTTAGTGTTCTTGGAACGAATGGAGATCGATAGCAATATCTTAGAGTGATGCTATTGCGAGCCgggtatagtagggtcaaaacgacatgaaatgtTGCATTTGCCTAAGGTGCCgccctcgaagcggtgcgatggagcatAGCGGAACACGGGAACACGGAACACGAACTCGTACCATGTACTGCACGAACTCGTACCAAACTGCAGCGGTCGATGGTGCTAATAAGAGTCcacttcgatcctaaccgctacgcttcatcGTACcgcgtgaagcacggtgtagccGTTTACACAGCTACACCTtgtttcatgtcgtcttgaccctagTATAGATTGATGGTGAAGTAGGTCATATATCTCATATCACTTTCTAATTGAGCTCAGCAATTCAGAAGAGTCAAGAGAACCAGACCAGTTGAAATTCTATAAGTGGTTTCGTTTGACGTGATTCATATTCGCCATTGTTCACCCTGATTGAAACTAGCAAGGATTTAACAGCAGCGCAACCGCTAGTACAATTGCTCTAAAAGTCAGATCGTTCTGATCTGGGCGACGATCGAAAAAATCTGATCAACAGTTCCCCTTTGCACCAATAGTAACAGCATATACGTCCGTGTTGCGTTGGACTCCGCTACCTGCCGTGTGTATCAGCACTAATTTGTCAAATGGGCCCTATCGAACAAAAATTGTGTCAGCATTTAATGGTTTCGATTATGACCGCTGAAAGCTGctcatatttctatttttcgtgACCATTCAAGTACTTCTTGAACGAAGTGTGCTctatttcatgtttttatcattttgtACATGTAGACGCAGTACTCGTTCACTAATCGACGAGATCTCTACCTTGTCGTTTAGTAAACAACTGAGTAACTTTTTCTGAGTTCGACTTTGTTAACAAGTATTTCTTCGTGGTAATTTCGGCGCCAACTAGCTGGCTTTTGAATTAAGATTCTACTTTTACACAGTGTACTGATATAAGAATTTCTTACAGGTGTTGAATTCACTGCTCACGTTGTGCTGGCGTTCTTAACGTCGCTTGGCTCAGTCGAAGATCGTCTCGAGTCATGTTTGCAACATATGTTTGTGCCGGTATTCCACGGAGCCATATCAACGTTACTCGGTCTGTATTCACACAGTTtgattccattttattttgccattccatttttttaaaggtatcGTCATGTTGGTATTCTCTGAGTTCGACTTTGtcatcaaatatttcttcGTGGTAATGTCAACGCTGGTGGTTTTGGCCGTGTTCAATGGCTTATGTTTGCTACCGGTGTTGTTAACAATTATTGGACCAGAGCCAGAGGTTGGAAAACTGACATCTATTCGTCTATCTAATGATATTtcctattttaatttatttcctattattaTCATCCAATA
This is a stretch of genomic DNA from Necator americanus strain Aroian chromosome II, whole genome shotgun sequence. It encodes these proteins:
- a CDS encoding hypothetical protein (NECATOR_CHRII.G8460.T3), giving the protein MPGSSACLLEKKQAIVDPLDVLRQVQEKITKWTFKTFIERRLIGNSDSADFTEAWKLKFSHAPTWCDADMSLQQIRRGVARGNRIALYSRSFFQHCLFQIGCFVQRWAWSTVVISLLLYTACCAGLRDVIIETDLVKLWVSQGGRLNEELNFLSRVQSEANRISKRAAGEEPVEAEVRRGPELPRENGLGGGFQLVIQTPFHQNENVLSQESLLRHVNLMEEISKYEVELYGERWTLSDICFKPPGPNFNTGPLAKLMNSLLDKIIPCIWITPIDCYWEGSKPLGPNPPINLGDEVSAFVSSLPKGNVTWKNLNPTAVMTEVGALFDLGPIGNFFERAGIGAAYLDRPCIDPLDVECPKTSPNYFNRCAALEKFNEWNIAKHDAEKIHLQKKELPDDDDLDGPSKLTESLLSDLFGRKKREATNNKKDDDYYAYEESDYDVTGVGNATKSKNKKDPKEIMCLEYGESLLHWMRANPDRWGEFLTEKEFPKTPDFKKVMTGGCKGFGKTIMEWPEDLIIGGVKREGGMLKSAEALQSVFLVASPFDVFLRFKEKKDSHPNLDTAMWNPGWAEDVVFAWQRNFTRKLYGHEANKNPEENRVFHPLASTSIADMLEEFSQFNYTIIIMGYVLMVIYAAFTQARIDGRWLAIKSNVALSFVGVVLVTYSSICGLGVTTALGIHFNVATTQIVPFLSLGLGIDDMFLLLHNYDEIIHTARRDEMGILLKETGMSVMVTSINNILAFCAGYILPIPALRSFCSQTAVLLAFNLISLMFIFPAFIGLDLRRLRAGRRDLVYCGPGVSESEKEEKNSEGIPSNADLTNPAYVEAFTRDQPWYTVGGFLTNYYIPALKNPFVKSLVLLTTLSGIGFGLYGMYSSTLGLELADVLPENTAPAAFMRAREKYFSFYPMFAVLRGKTIDIPNQQPLIEEYRETLGNTKYIVKANGNLQPYWMSMVRTWLESLDTALEKELRAGNLDAITGKPVKGKEKPAPEALIARRLVCSYGHNYNCTGRVGHIKMVENGIIRPESFYNYLTGWYNVDNMMYYVSQASFQPAPPVWHMGPAETVVPPARKLLYSQIPFYQTNLTDTPAIVDMIEEVRAVCEQYTTKGLSNFPSGIAFTFWEQYLFLRWNLFCAICIIAFAVFAVISIMMFNPWAAAMVMVIVVIVTIELGGFMGILGVKMNPISAVTLICAVGIGVEFTAHVVLAFLTSLGSVEDRLESCLQHMFVPVFHGAISTLLGIVMLVFSEFDFVIKYFFVVMSTLVVLAVFNGLCLLPVLLTIIGPEPELVPLDGSCRLPAPPPLSEQYKKKAAFGIENGLRHRKGADVEMSAKKVRSEDNNDSPKKL